One genomic segment of Helianthus annuus cultivar XRQ/B chromosome 14, HanXRQr2.0-SUNRISE, whole genome shotgun sequence includes these proteins:
- the LOC110918848 gene encoding uncharacterized protein LOC110918848: MLEQGLDGGCMVSRGGGRELGKEEKRRKSEGDVHDGRFKPPFTSSLRQGLVSRVIDIEGKTILPRRGTVSSASQEPAKFNVIDELTKITVSVPETMDGVQPDRKSDESLSKADLFQEEEDKGTKPLSYAHSVMNDSGKKLNFRLFTSLDCRDDCDVVLPKESIRVVKDKLANTLYGYFLGDRIAFLVVEYYVKNNWKKFGLEKTMMNANGFFFFKFADNAGMLAVLNGGPWIIRSQPFFLSEWNPTTKLVKKEVKNMQIWVKIHEVPLAAYTEDGLSLIATAIGEPKLLDSYTTSMCLDSWGRSSYARALIEVSADKKLKEEITMAVPEVEGDGYVKETMYVEYEWNPHRCSHCCVFGHTDDNCPKQPRKMGKNFNGDKPVQPSQQDRSQGKKPVVDDEGYMGVHAKKVACKVGFPVNKPKPKFEYRPVGSKPKESTSSSDQVNLVKTSNPFEALNFADDVEKGQSSKDGGGDQQFSDEEEVMEGFNETNDFMMEGTLNPNIKKGASTPNPGVTNGWDPEIFDVMVLSQTAQVMHVQLFVKEDKKWLYCSVVYAANYYVTRRDLWSHLLYHKQLVGDKPWLIMGDFNSALHLDDKSIGVSSISTGIKDFQACVANIQVMDINQSGLHFTWNQKPKKGVGLLKKIDRIMGNLPFLAEFRNSVAVFHPYGMSDHSPCVLTMTRPNPNKRKPFKFANFLIHKLEFIKIGNLHKKVADLRDSLNDIQSKIDQDPLNADLRAIETKLNSDFQVASLDEERFLKQKAKMEWLRAGDTNTAFFHATVKSRNHRCRIQVVRDVNGVEHEGEAVQDAFVKHYENFLGCKDNLSLFPTPELFTKQVNPTDAIHMIRPVTVEEVKTALFSIGSDKAPGPDGFSAAFFKAAWHIVGGDVSLAIIDFFNTGRLLGQINHTLLAPIPKNSSPGLVTDYRPIACCNVLFKCVSKIIVNRIKDVLNQVVSINQFAFVPGRKISDNILLTQELLHNYHRQSGPPRCAFKVDIQKAYDTVDWCFLKNVLIGFGFNVKMVEWIMMCVTTTSYSLCVNGNVYGYFKGKRGFRQGDPLSPYFFTLVMEILTCILQQAARIDKSFKFHNKCEKQRIINLCFAVDLFLFARGDIRSVQCLLTSLSNFTNMSGLVPSIPKSTGFFCNVPSHVRNHILSIMPFVEGSLPVKYLGVPLISSGLHYKDCKILVERLDQRISNWKNKLLSFAGRLQLVNSVLSSMHVFWSSVFILPNRIILELEAKMRNFLWSSDGLFHKGKAKASWKSICVPKYEGGLGIRRIGDANKALMISHIWSILVKRDSLWVDWVHSYRLKGNSFWTCKTVATTCCSWRKLLQLRPLIRNFIWSKLGNGSNTSAWFDWWSHLGPLGNFLTPRTISNAGFSIKSTIQDIHDKGSWRWPEAWRDSYPVLIQLDNLQLDSSRSDQLLWNDGNDLADYSSSRVWHSIRERDEEVD; the protein is encoded by the exons ATGCTTGAACAAGGGCTTGATGGTGGTTGTATGGTGAGTAGAGGTGGCGGCCGTGAGCTAGGGAAGGAGGAGAAGAGGAGG AAATCGGAAGGGGATGTGCATGATGGTCGCTTCAAACCGCCGTTTACTTCCTCACTTCGCCAGGGTTTAGTCTCGCGGGTTATTGACATTGAAGGTAAGACTATATTGCCCCGTAGGGGCACTGTTTCCTCTGCTTCACAGGAGCCGGCAAAGTTTAACGTGATAGATGAGCTCACAAAGATTACTGTTTCTGTTCCTGAAACGATGGATGGTGTTCAACCTGATCGTAAAAGTGATGAATCGTTATCCAAGGCTGATTTGTTTCAGGAAGAGGAGGATAAGGGAACCAAACCACTATCTTACGCGCATTCTGTGATGAATGATTCAGGTAAAAAGCTTAACTTTAGGTTGTTTACTTCATTGGATTGTCGTGATGATTGTGATGTGGTATTGCCCAAGGAATCCATTCGAGTAGTTAAAGATAAGCTAGCTAACACGCTTTATGGATATTTTTTGGGAGATCGGATTGCATTTCTGGTGGTAGAATACTATGTCAAAAATAATTGGAAAAAGTTTGGGCTGGAAAAAACCATGATGAATGCAaatggtttctttttcttcaagtttgCGGATAACGCGGGCATGTTGGCTGTTCTAAATGGAGGTCCTTGGATAATTCGATCCCAACCTTTCTTTTTAAGTGAGTGGAATCCAACCACTAAACTGGTTAAAAAGGAGGTTAAGAATATGCAGATTTGGGTAAAAATTCACGAGGTTCCTCTAGCGGCCTATACAGAGGATGGGCTAAGTTTAATTGCTACAGCGATTGGTGAGCCAAAGCTTCTTGATTCTTATACTACTTCGATGTGTCTGGATTCATGGGGCCGAAGCAGTTATGCGAGGGCCTTGATTGAAGTGTCGGCTGATAAGAAACTGAAAGAGGAAATAACCATGGCTGTCCCGGAGGTGGAAGGTGATGGATATGTTAAAGAAACCATGTATGTTGAATATGAATGGAATCCGCATAGATGCTCTCATTGTTGTGTGTTTGGCCACACAGATGATAACTGTCCTAAACAACCTAGGAAGATGGGTAAAAACTTTAATGGAGATAAGCCAGTTCAACCCTCTCAGCAAGATCGTAGTCAGGGAAAGAAGCCGGTTGTTGATGATGAGGGGTATATGGGTGTGCATGCTAAGAAGGTTGCCTGTAAGGTAGGGTTCCCTGTAAACAAACCAAAGCCGAAATTTGAATACAGGCCCGTTGGATCTAAGCCGAAGGAGTCTACTAGCAGCTCGGATCAGGTTAATTTGGTTAAAACTTCGAATCCTTTTGAAGCTTTAAACTTTGCTGATGACGTGGAGAAGGGGCAGAGTAGTAAAGATGGAGGAGGTGATCAACAATTTTCGGATGAGGAAGAGGTCATGGAGGGGTTCAATGAAACGAATGATTTTATGATGGAAGGTACTCTTAATCCTAACATAaaaaaaggggcaagcactcctaaTCCGGGGGTTACAAATG GCTGGGACCCGGAGATTTTTGATGTTATGGTCTTATCTCAAACTGCGCAAGTTATGCATGTTCAATTATTTGTCAAAGAGGATAAGAAGTGGCTTTATTGTTCAGTGGTGTATGCGGCGAATTACTACGTTACTCGTCGTGATCTTTGGTCTCATCTTTTGTATCACAAGCAGTTGGTGGGTGATAAACCGTGGCTTATTATGGGGGATTTTAATTCAGCTCTTCACTTAGATGATAAATCTATTGGTGTGTCTTCTATCTCCACGGGTATAAAGGATTTTCAAGCTTGTGTGGCAAATATTCAGGTGATGGATATCAATCAGTCAGGTCTCCATTTTACATGGAACCAAAAGCCAAAAAAGGGTGTAGGTCTTCTTAAGAAAATTGATCGTATCATGGGCAATCTTCCGTTTCTAGCTGAATTTCGGAACTCAGTGGCTGTTTTTCACCCGTATGGGATGTCGGACCACTCACCGTGTGTCCTTACTATGACTCGACCAAATCCTAACAAGCGTAAGCCGTTTAAATTTGCAAATTTCTTGATCCATAAACTGGAGTTCATTAAAATT GGTAACCTCCATAAGAAAGTGGCTGATCTCCGAGATAGTCTTAATGATATTCAATCTAAAATTGATCAAGACCCATTGAATGCTGATCTTAGAGCGATAGAAACAAAGTTGAATTCTGATTTTCAAGTTGCCTCCCTTGATGAAGAAAGATTTTTAAAGCAAAAAGCTAAGATGGAGTGGTTAAGAGCTGGAGATACCAACACTGCGTTCTTTCACGCTACTGTCAAAAGCAGGAACCATCGATGCAGAATTCAAGTGGTTCGGGACGTGAATGGGGTAGAACATGAGGGAGAGGCGGTTCAAGATGCTTTCGTTAAACACTATGAAAATTTTTTGGGATGTAAAGATAATCTTTCTTTATTTCCTACTCCTGAGCTCTTTACGAAGCAGGTGAACCCGACTGATGCTATTCACATGATTCGCCCGGTCACGGTGGAGGAGGTTAAAACGGCCTTGTTTTCTATAGGCAGTGACAAGGCCCCAGGTCCAGATGGCTTCTCTGCTGCGTTTTTTAAAGCGGCCTGGCATATTGTAGGAGGTGATGTATCTTTGGCTATCATTGATTTTTTCAATACAGGCAGATTGCTTGGTCAGATTAATCATACTCTTCTTGCTCCTATTCCAAAAAACTCCTCCCCTGGATTAGTCACTGATTATCGGCCAATTGCCTGTTGTAATGTCCTTTTCAAATGCGTGAGTAAGATTATTGTGAACCGTATAAAGGATGTGCTTAATCAAGTGGTCAGTATAAACCAATTTGCATTTGTTCCTGGCAGAAAAATCTCGGACAACATTCTTCTCACTCAAGAGCTTTTACATAACTATCATAGACAGTCGGGTCCTCCTCGGTGTGCATTTAAGGTTGATATCCAAAAAGCATACGACACGGTTGATTGGTGCTTCTTGAAGAATGTTCTAATTGGGTTCGGTTTCAATGTTAAGATGGTCGAGTGGATTATGATGTGTGTCACTACAACATCTTATTCCTTATGCGTTAATGGTAATGTGTACGGCTACTTTAAGGGCAAACGTGGTTTTCGGCAGGGTGATCCTCTCTCGCCTTATTTCTTTACGTTGGTTATGGAAATTTTGACTTGTATTCTCCAGCAGGCTGCGCGAATTGATAAGTCTTTTAAGTTCCATAATAAATGCGAGAAACAGCGGATTATAAATTTATGCTTTGCGGTTGATTTATTCTTGTTTGCTAGAGGAGATATTAGATCAGTTCAATGTTTATTGACGTCTCTGTCAAATTTTACTAATATGTCTGGATTAGTCCCGAGTATTCCAAAGAGCACGGGGTTCTTTTGTAATGTGCCTTCTCATGTCAGAAACCATATTTTGAGCATTATGCCGTTTGTTGAAGGGTCTTTGCCGGTGAAATACCTGGGAGTTCCTCTTATTTCTTCAGGTCTTCATTATAAAGATTGCAAGATTCTTGTTGAAAGACTGGATCAACGGATTTCCAACTGGAAGAACAAGCTTCTGTCCTTTGCAGGTAGACTTCAGCTTGTTAATTCGGTTCTCTCGTCTATGCATGTTTTCTGGTCTTCCGTTTTTATCCTCCCCAATCGGATTATTCTCGAGTTGGAAGCCAAGATGCGTAACTTTTTGTGGTCTTCGGATGGTTTGTTTCATAAGGGGAAGGCTAAAGCCTCTTGGAAGTCTATCTGTGTTCCGAAATACGAGGGTGGCTTAGGCATTCGCAGAATTGGTGATGCTAATAAAGCGCTAATGATTTCTCATATTTGGAGCATTCTGGTTAAACGTGACTCTCTTTGGGTGGATTGGGTCCATTCGTATAGGCTAAAAGGGAATAGCTTCTGGACTTGCAAGACAGTAGCGACCACTTGTTGTAGTTGGCGGAAGTTACTACAGCTTAGGCCTCTAATCAGGAATTTTATTTGGTCTAAGTTGGGTAATGGAAGCAATACTTCGGCTTGGTTTGATTGGTGGAGCCATTTAGGTCCGCTCGGTAATTTTTTGACTCCCAGAACCATCTCAAATGCGGGTTTTTCTATTAAATCTACAATTCAGGATATTCATGATAAAGGATCTTGGAGATGGCCTGAGGCGTGGAGGGATTCTTATCCTGTCTTAATCCAGCTTGATAATCTTCAGCTGGATTCTAGCCGATCTGATCAGCTCTTGTGGAACGATGGCAATGATTTAGCCGATTACTCTTCATCTCGGGTATGGCATTCGATTAGAGAGCGTGATGAGGAAGTAGATTAG
- the LOC110918847 gene encoding uncharacterized protein LOC110918847 has product MNMMCCLMCYENNDSHNHLFFECNYSTQVWIKVCGKGGMNTVSPEWEAIVSWLAARASSKSAINFISRLIVAASIYFVWQERNARIFKNQTRPPDVLSDLIVQTIRYKLMGVKFKESSNVRRLLESWGIYSTRMEDDGG; this is encoded by the coding sequence atgaatatgatgtgctgTCTTATGTGTTATGAGAATAATGATTCTCATAATCATCTGTTCTTTGAATGTAATTACTCCACTCAAGTTTGGATCAAGGTGTGTGGAAAGGGGGGTATGAATACTGTCTCGCCAGAATGGGAAGCTATTGTAAGCTGGTTAGCGGCTCGTGCTTCTTCAAAATCAGCAATTAACTTCATCAGTCGGCTCATAGTTGCAGCTTCGATTTACTTTGTCTGGCAGGAACGAAACGCCAGAATATTCAAGAACCAGACGAGACCCCCAGACGTCCTGAGTGACTTAATCGTGCAGACAATTCGATATAAGCTAATGGGAGTTAAGTTTAAGGAGAGCTCTAATGTTCGAAGATTGCTGGAATCTTGGGGGATATATTCAACACGGATGGAAGATGATGGAGGCTGA